One part of the Candida albicans SC5314 chromosome R, complete sequence genome encodes these proteins:
- a CDS encoding uncharacterized protein (Ortholog(s) have role in meiotic nuclear division, negative regulation of TOR signaling, negative regulation of small GTPase mediated signal transduction and positive regulation of autophagy, more), with protein MSLNLPNPSLIGILLVISTHSGPQLIYKYPFDLSNDPSRDESKYALDDNEDDELYDHEESEDENEVNENEMYGVNSRNWDSKHIDYYMGTKSDLLKFLDEQDSRRRKITTTSPSEEKHTKEKHGLTKTISKSSTMASSSTTSPPESSIQGEIFGTDAAYICEMLAPPKQMCNTRFEMTIQDKLFLGLPVHRSDNGQWRSIGHNNEHDEEETHTAKNSLNMFHLVFVMNPPVIESNYRVDEMFHYVISRLSLVLRYEQQKHDYVSQQVKNILALRESLEGNESLLTEKSSLSRVIRDCFEGISTSTIANLSINGKLRSFQIPIKTEFHSLPDPSVPFLPASYLSSTVELLGDTSFINVGETSRYGHAFNSVQDEENSAEKIIVYFALLLLDDPESIIKDMKTETDSTLAKFIRMIEPTESLLKLSARNSKLDISQIKDFAFHLIYWRRARVILPLSSRSVYIVSPMAPITIKLYDDISFFNRRFPTLPSLPHFLKLLSPQSRKPQQFATVIPSKDHRDRYLQALGWLIKHGYVTQLQTFIWLKISRKIKIKVEEDIENENLAKKKKKQKNGSVTVATANSSKTEAPIMPTDNTSKQVSDSKDSDKPEDDEYASKPRLDGLHEHIDGTPIVTLVQGDDTIILDPGRATTLERRWINKIIYEECKLSPELTAVFYKLLKYMNGKNSLELLLLKENISRSELRKLLLSIEEHIISVRHW; from the coding sequence ATGAGTTTGAATCTACCAAATCCCAGTCTAATAGGTATACTACTAGTCATATCAACCCATAGTGGACCGcaattaatatataaatatccatttgatttatcCAATGACCCATCTAGAGACGAATCGAAGTATGCATTGGATGACAATGAAGACGATGAATTATATGACCACGAGGAGAGTGAGGATGAAAACGAAGTAAATGAAAACGAAATGTATGGGGTTAACTCACGAAACTGGGACTCGAAACATATCGATTACTACATGGGCACCAAGTCAGACCTTCTAAAGTTTTTAGATGAACAAGACTCCCGGAGAAGGAAAATCACAACCACATCACCATCAGAAGAGAAACATACAAAGGAAAAACATGGCCTAACAAAGACAATATCAAAGTCAAGCACCATGGCTAGTCTGTCAACGACATCACCGCCAGAAAGCTCAATACAGGGAGAAATATTTGGAACAGATGCAGCCTACATATGTGAAATGTTGGCACCACCCAAACAAATGTGCAATACTCGTTTTGAAATGACTATTCAAGACAAGCTATTTTTGGGACTACCCGTTCACAGACTGGACAATGGACAGTGGCGTAGCATTGGCCACAACAACGAGCacgatgaagaagaaacacACACTGCCAAAAACAGCTTAAACATGTTTCACTTGGTATTTGTGATGAACCCACCAGTTATTGAAAGCAACTATAGAGTAGATGAAATGTTCCATTATGTAATATCAAGGTTGTCGCTTGTGTTGCGTTATGAACAGCAAAAGCATGATTATGTGTCCCAACAGGTGAAGAACATTTTGGCGCTACGAGAACTGCTTGAAGGAAACGAGTCATTGTTGACCGAAAAATCGTCATTGTCCAGAGTGATACGTGATTGTTTTGAAGGGATCAGCACGTCGACCATTGCCAATCTCTCCATAAATGGGAAGTTGCGCTCATTTCAAATACCAATCAAAACTGAGTTCCATTCCCTACCTGATCCGTCTGTTCCCTTTCTCCCAGCTTCATATTTGTCGTCTACAGTGGAGCTACTTGGAGACACAAGCTTTATCAACGTAGGAGAAACATCCAGATACGGCCATGCGTTCAATTCAGTACAAGACGAGGAAAACTCGGCAGAAAAgattattgtttatttcgCTCTACTATTATTGGACGACCCAGAATCAATCATCAAAGATATGAAGACTGAGACTGACTCAACATTAGCGAAGTTCATTCGAATGATCGAGCCCACTGAATCGTTGTTGAAACTATCAGCAAGAAATAGCAAGCTCGATATCTCCCAAATCAAAGACTTTGCCTTTCACCTCATTTATTGGAGACGTGCCCGTGTGATACTACCGTTGTCATCGAGGTCTGTCTACATTGTGTCTCCAATGGCTCCCATCACTATAAAGTTGTACGACGATATCTCATTTTTTAATCGCCGATTCCCAACGTTGCCGTCTTTACCCCACTTTCTCAAGTTGTTATCTCCACAGTCCAGAAAGCCTCAACAGTTTGCAACAGTGATACCTTCTAAAGACCATCGTGATAGGTATTTGCAAGCATTAGGTTGGTTGATCAAACACGGCTACGTAACCCAGCTTCAGACTTTCATTTGGCTAAAAATTTCCcgcaaaataaaaattaagGTGGAGGAAGATATCGAGAATGAGAACTTggcaaagaaaaagaaaaagcagAAGAATGGATCTGTGACCGTAGCGACTGCAAATTCATCAAAGACCGAAGCTCCAATTATGCCAACCGATAACACTTCAAAGCAAGTTAGTGATTCCAAAGACCTGGATAAACCAGAGGACGATGAGTATGCATCTAAACCCCGCTTGGACGGTCTACATGAACATATAGACGGGACTCCTATAGTAACACTAGTTCAGGGGGATGACACAATCATCCTTGATCCTGGGAGAGCAACAACGTTGGAACGTCGATGGATAAACAAGATTATATACGAAGAGTGCAAACTATCTCCCGAACTTACAGCTGTTTTCTACAAATTGCTCAAATACATGAATGGGAAAAACTCTCTTGAA